The stretch of DNA ATGTAAAAGTTAATGCTTGGTTTCGGAAAGAAAGAATGCGTACAAAAAAGACATTGGGGGAAGCCGTTTCTCGCCCAATTGACCCGGCAATGACTCCCAATAATGACATCGAGCTAACTGCACCAGAGTGTATCTCGTCAAATAAATCAGCTCACAAATTGACATTTTTTGGAGCAAAGAATCAACCGAATGCAGTAAAAGAAAAAGAAGAAGAAATTATTAATCCCAAGTTTATAAAATTTGAGGATTTGATTGATCTTTCGCATTTGGAACGACTCGAGTATTTTGTCGAGAGCCCCCATCTTGATGAAATAACAAAAAGCAGCATAATCACAAAGGAAATGGCTAGATTTCGCGCCAATAATATGCAGATACCTTTTTCTAACTATGACAATTTTCTTCTTGCAAAGAATCTGCCCACAATAATTATTCCACGTAACATAATTTTAAAGTTTGATGAATCCATGCAGCTGATTAAACGGCACGATTATCATTTAGCTGCCAAGAGTCTTAATGAGTGCATGAACTTAGTGGAGTCTGATTCTCTGAAATTTAATCCAGAACAGTTGAGCGATTTAAAATTTGTAATCTCATATTTTCTCGAAGCGACGCTCATTGCGTTTATGGACAATCTAGCATTCAATAAAAAGCTGGTAAATTTAAATTCCTTTCTATTTAGGAATGAATATACCGAAGAGGACATTGAAATTGAGGATGATTTATTACAAGCCAATCTAATCAAGAAAGTAAGTCCCCAAAAACAAAAAGGTGATCAATCAGAACAAATTAATCTATCCGAAGAAGAACAGAAGTACGCTCTCTCAATTTGCAATGTAAATCGCTCAGCTGCTTTTGGAGTCACTTTATTTAATTCTGAGTACGATGTTGAGAAAAAGCGGTCAAATCCCGTGTCTCTGCACACCGTAATTAATGCCCGCCTTATAAGTACTTTATCGCAATCGCAACGTGATTCTTACGTTAATGGTGTAATCCATGCAGTTGCCGATCCTGTTTTTAAAAATGCATTAACTATGTAAACGATACAACCCAGTTGAGCTACTTTTTTTTAAAGCCATTTCCCTCTGCGCTTCGAATTGATTTGGAGAGACATATCCCAAAAACGAATGAAGCCGCTTGTGATTATAAAACATAGCAATTATAGCCCAGAAGATCTTGCTGCGCGCTTCATAGCGAGTCTGGTAGTTTGGAGATGGTTATTAAATCCCATCCCAAGGGGCAGGTCGGAGGTTCGAATCCTCTCCGGGACGCCAACGAATCAATGGTTACGTTAATACCAAGGGGGTACATTCTAGATTAGCCCCTGTAATTAAACATCTGACTTCCACAATGCGAAACTCAAAATACGCACTGCTTTTGCGGAGGGGAAAGTATATTCTTGCAAAATTAATTAAAGCCTGGTGCTTCACTAAAGTCTTCTTCGGAACAGGAAGGCAGAGAATTCCATAAAGCGCCCCCTAAATCCACTAAATTTAAAGGAACACTTGCTACAGCTATGAGTGAAGCCATCAGGGAAAAGCCTATTTTATCGCAAGCTTCCCCCATAGCGTGATTCCCACCTTTTATATTGCCAGCCACATAGTTGCAAAGACCCCATAAAAATTGAGCAGCTGCTACTATAGCAAATCCCGCAGATACTACTGTGAAAATGATTGGAGCGACAACCAGACTGACAAGTCGCGATGCAAAATCTGAAGCTGACTCAAATTTTTGAAAAAAGCAAACTTGATTTTCTTTGTATTTCTTTCCCTCTGTTGCCATACGAAGAAACGTAGTTCCCAATAAATTAGGTTTAAAAAAACGAGCCATTTTTACCCCCCCCCCCTCAAATTAAGAACACAATATTAACATTTTGAATCTATTTTGGTCAACTATTTTTTAATGAAGGCCAAATCACTAACCATTAACAATTATTGCGGAACTTAGATATGTTCAACTAATTTTGACCTGACAGACACGTCTAAAACTGGCGACTGTTAGATTTTGAAAAGAGCGAGTAATAGCCAGGTATATTAGGAGTTTTTTCAAACAGCAGGCGGGTATACATTCTAGCTTCAAATGCGACCGTCATTCTTTAATCCAGCCTTTCGACACCTCATATAATTGGATTTTCTTTTTTCTGTTCACCATAATTACAAAAAGGTTATTGATAAGGCTGAATATGGTTCTTTCTTTATTAAGTTATAATAATTTCATAGGGCCTAAACCTGAAAAAGGACATGCGGCCACGCATTTATTTTCTGAAGGAACATTTTCTGAACTCACTGGGAAGTGGATTGTCAAGATTGCCGATGATCATAAGATTGCCAGGCATGAGGTGCTGGCACAGGAGCTTTTTCGATTATTCATTCCTCATCAACAGCAAACACGCATTGCGCATGATGAAACAACATACTTTGTCTGCTCAGAAAAAATAGAATCATACAAAGATCTGCCTTATGATGGCAGCCGTTTTGAAAAAGGAGATATTACGGGCTTGGGACAAGCCATGTTGGTCGCAGTTTTTCTTGAGGAAATGGATTTAAAAAATGGCAACATAGGTGTAGATGGTCAGAACAGAGTTGTAAAAATTGATGGTGATCAGAGCCTCGCATCTCTATTGAATTATAACCTTAAATTTAATCTTACATCTGAAACCATTGCTAAATTACCCGCTAAAAGCACATTTTCCGCAAGCAATTGGCTGAGTTTTCTTCCAAAAACGCTTTCGTTTAATGAACAATACCGCTCTGAAATAAATCAGGCAATGCTAAGAGTTTTAGCTTTGTCTGATGATTATATTGAAAAATTTGTTGAATTTTATATACCTGAGGAAAATGAAATAAGCAGAAAGTCATATGCCGAGTTAATCAAAACCCGCAGAGACAATCTAAAAATAGCTGCGCTGGAAAATAGTTCGTTTAGACAGTATATTTTTACTCCTGCAGCACAAAAAGATTTCAATGAATTTTTGCTCCATATCAAATCATTTAACATTGGTGGAGAATCTGTTGTACCAGAATATAGTTCTCAAACAGATGACAATACCAGCCTGAAGGATTTACAAGCAGCGGCAACGTTACCAATCTTGAATACGTTGAATGAACAACTGGAACTGATAAACAGTGGAACGATACAACCCGTAATAGACCTGGCTCCCTTGGCTGATGAAGTGAACACAATAGTTGCTGATGCAATAAAAATAAAAAATACCCTGGAGCAGGAACTAAAAGAGCTACAGAATAATCAGAAAAATCAATTGGATTCCGTTTATAAGCTATATATTCAACTCAAATCACAAGAACTCCTGCCATTGGAAACTCAGAATGAAAACGTTAACTAATACAAAGAATTTCTAAAGACTAAAATTAATCCTCTGTTAGAAGAATATGTTGTGATTCTACAAGGAAGCGGATATCAGGCCTCCTATATGCTAGATAAATTTCCTGAAGATAAAGAGTGGGCTCGTTTTGATTTTCCAGAAGCGAAACGCGCGAAAGAGAGTTTGAACATCATTAAATTAATGATAGGAAACAGATCCGGGATTGAATCAGCGTTAAGCGCTATAGATTATGGTATCAGGATGGCGAAGCAGTATGATCTACCCAGTGCGTCCGAAGAGTTTTTGCTATTGTCAGAAGATAGATTTGTTAAGGGAATAATGGATACTAATTTAGGAGAGAACATCCTTAAATTAAGCAAACATGCTGCAGAGCGTTATTCTTCACTGGCTCATGTTTTGACGCCCAATTGGAAAATTATACAGAGTGAACAGGTTACTTTAAGGAAATTATTATTAGACATCAATAAACATGTCACTGCTCTGGAGAACGCGGCGGCTACCTTATCGAACTCTTCGGAATATCTGAGTATTTTAGAACAATCCCTACAGAACCTAAGGATTTTAAAAGAAAAGATCAAGGAACAAAACGATCTGCAAAAAGAACTTGATCCTTCCGTTTTAAATGAAATAGAAAGCCGGCTACAGAAGATTATAGATGGTATAAAACAAGATGAATTGATGTCTTCTCAAAAACCATCTCAATCAAAAGCCAGTCAACCTGCAGATGCCCCCACTCCAGGCAACTTATCGAATAGCGTTAGCGTTCCCAATAATTTTAAAATCAGGAATAATGTAATACGAGTGCCTGAGGATGAGCGGAAAGAAAATATTACTGCTGTATGTAACATATTAAATAATGATGAGCTGATGGAAGGTCTGGATGGAACTGTACCAATTCTTATCCAGCAGATACGAGACTTAGCGAATGCTATTGATTATTCAGATGAAGAAAATATCTCTCATGCACTACTTACAATTAAAATAAAGATTCGCGACGCTGGTCCATTCAAAAGTACTGAGTATGTTAATGGAGTACTTGATTCATTTAGACATTCAAATCATTTAAGCTTCAAAGAAATTCGGCACGATTTAGAGAAGAATGCCGTTTTCAAAGAACAAATCGAATCAATTAATGCAGGGTCGCTCTCACGACCCTAATGCATTTTTTTTCCATTGGGTACAAAGGGATTGATAGTAGCCAGGCATATGGCCCCTTCAGAGTCTGAGAAGCCGACCAGCAAAAATTGAGAGGTAAATCCCGCAATATTTTTCTCTCCCAGATTTACACAGCCTATCACTGTTTTCCCGGGTAGAGACTCTGGGGTATAGTGCACTGTGATTTGAGCGGAAGTTTGCAGTATGCCGATCTCTGGTCCAAAATCTACCCAGACTTTATAGGCTGGTTTTTTTGCCCTTGGAAATGGCTCGACTTTTACAATAGTGCCTGAACGTAAATCAACTTTTTCAAATTCATCATACGATATCGTCATTCTGTTACTCCTTTAGCTGGCTTTACCGCCTGCTAGAATGATAAACAATAATCTGCAAAAGAATAAGACCCTGTTTTCTTACTAATGCAAAAGTAGAATAATTTGTTCTGTAATGCTATAAAGGCCTTTGTTGTCGCCTCTGGTGATAGAAATATTATTTGGGTAATTGGCAGGATGCAGTTTTTATGGGTAATTGCGCCAGATTGTCCCAATTTGAATAACTGGTAAGGAATGTCAGATGTCTCAGCCTGTGTTTGTGAACCGAATATTGAACATGAAAAAGATTAAGTATATTGGTCTGGATATGGATCATACACTCATTCGATACAATACAGAGAACTTTGAGGCTCTTGTTTATCAAATCGTCGTCAGGAAACTGGTTGAGCAAAAAAAATATCCATCAGCTGTCTTAAACTTTACCTTTAACTTTTCAGATGCAATTCGCGGCCTGATTATAGACAGTAAAAATGGAAATATTCTTAAGTTAAGCCGTTATGGTGCTATACGACAAAGCTATCACGGCACCCGTCTAATCAGCTTTGCCGAGCAAAAAGAAATCTATCGAAGCACTTATGTGGATTTGAAAGATAGCAATTACATGGCGATTGATACCTCATTCTCGATTGCATTTTGCGTTTTGTATGGACAATTAGTAGATTACAAGGATGAATCTC from Legionella quinlivanii encodes:
- a CDS encoding homeobox domain-containing protein, whose protein sequence is MKRTSLKKSRTPSKRLAPITDYDLKSVPNSQINGRKANRFKEPERLILKDAFKQDTRPSKSTQTQLAERIGVSYVKVNAWFRKERMRTKKTLGEAVSRPIDPAMTPNNDIELTAPECISSNKSAHKLTFFGAKNQPNAVKEKEEEIINPKFIKFEDLIDLSHLERLEYFVESPHLDEITKSSIITKEMARFRANNMQIPFSNYDNFLLAKNLPTIIIPRNIILKFDESMQLIKRHDYHLAAKSLNECMNLVESDSLKFNPEQLSDLKFVISYFLEATLIAFMDNLAFNKKLVNLNSFLFRNEYTEEDIEIEDDLLQANLIKKVSPQKQKGDQSEQINLSEEEQKYALSICNVNRSAAFGVTLFNSEYDVEKKRSNPVSLHTVINARLISTLSQSQRDSYVNGVIHAVADPVFKNALTM
- a CDS encoding tRNA-binding protein produces the protein MTISYDEFEKVDLRSGTIVKVEPFPRAKKPAYKVWVDFGPEIGILQTSAQITVHYTPESLPGKTVIGCVNLGEKNIAGFTSQFLLVGFSDSEGAICLATINPFVPNGKKMH
- a CDS encoding SidE phosphodiesterase domain-containing protein, producing MLDKFPEDKEWARFDFPEAKRAKESLNIIKLMIGNRSGIESALSAIDYGIRMAKQYDLPSASEEFLLLSEDRFVKGIMDTNLGENILKLSKHAAERYSSLAHVLTPNWKIIQSEQVTLRKLLLDINKHVTALENAAATLSNSSEYLSILEQSLQNLRILKEKIKEQNDLQKELDPSVLNEIESRLQKIIDGIKQDELMSSQKPSQSKASQPADAPTPGNLSNSVSVPNNFKIRNNVIRVPEDERKENITAVCNILNNDELMEGLDGTVPILIQQIRDLANAIDYSDEENISHALLTIKIKIRDAGPFKSTEYVNGVLDSFRHSNHLSFKEIRHDLEKNAVFKEQIESINAGSLSRP